The Astatotilapia calliptera chromosome 22, fAstCal1.2, whole genome shotgun sequence region TATAACTTGtctgttaagaaaatgtaagCATTGTGGAAATGTGTTCACTGACTGCATATTGGGTGAACACGACATGAAATGTGTGAATggtatggccacaacagaccGATCCTGTGCtaattgtgtttagagttttgcaaatgtgacaactgtttggacaaacgcttgttagcgactgtaaaaaactgtaaagtgcttaggctgattgcaaagtgaacgaaTTAtctaagaaagttttcacatgtgaaagtgtgccagacagttggcaaattagtgttaatgatagccatacatgtgtatacttttgctaggagtgtgttggaaatttggtaattgagtgttgtgcagtgaattgtgcctacagtcttgcaaagtgtgtgttacaaaattgcaaactgagtgcaaagcagtttttgtgcttttagttttgcacactcagtgagtggttttgctataagtctgactagttttagaaattgtgctaCAGGATTCACAGTTAGTGTTTAGGCATTCGGTAAAAACTGTAACATAACTGTTagatgaaaaacaacacaaacattgaTCTTAAATTTGAGAAAACATATCTAAACATAGCCATACGAACATATTTCGCAAAGAGAATGTTGGTGTGATAATGTAATGTGTGTGCGTTTGCGTTTAGCACACACAGCAGTACTTTGTTAAGCAAATGTTGCTCATATTTTACAGGCTGAACTCAGTTTCAGGCACATAGATTTAAGTTGTCCAGTTACTGCTGGTTTTTCACAAATAGTTCTGTGAAGGATGATTTAAACCAACACTTCTGGCCATGAGCTGTTCACAGTCCTCTCCAGTATATTCACTATTTGTTCCATTTAAATTGTTGGTGTCCAGTTGGTGCTCCGCCATCCACCCACAACCATCTGCCCTCTATGGCAGAggtctcgaactccaggcctcgagggccggtgtcctgcaggttttagatgtgtccttgatccatcacagctgatttaaatggctaaattacctcctcaataagtcttgaagttctccagaaaccTGGTAATGatctaatcatttgattcaggtgtgttgacccagagtgatatctaaaacgggcgatcgtggctcaagagttggcagttcgtcctgtaattggaaggttgccggtttgagcccaggctcggacagtctcagttgttgtgtccttgggcaagacacttcagccgttgcctactggtggtggtcagagggccaggtggcgccagtgtccggcagcctcgcctctgtcagtgcggtTGTGGCTACAATGTATCTTGctgtcaccagtgtgtgaatgtgtgtgtcaatgggtggatgactgaccgtataaagcactttggggtccttagggactagtaaaagcgctatacaaatacaggccatttaccatttaaaacctgtaggacaccggccctcgcgGCCTGAAGTTCAAGAATCCTGCTCTACCATCTTTCAGTCCAATTCAGAACTTGTTATCAGATTCATTAGGTTTCTCAATCTTGTCTCCAGGAATGTCTGAACAGAAAAGCTTTAGGAAGATGACACTGTTAGACTTTTTTGTGCTGCGATCCAAACAAAACAGATCGTGCCAaggctgtgtccaaattcagggtctgcacgcttgaagtacgcgcactacgcaTACTACGTACGGTGTGTACTGTAAGTATGAGAAGTgcagaagtgagaggcttgtgaaatgggacggtctagccttcgtcgcgctgttcaggttgcctagcaaccatgatactaaccgcgagaaatGTTTCATACAGCCTTGTTTGActgaaatgaaggagaaaaatgttttattggtcattcatttttgtcatgacatcactttgattaggtgagtatctgaggctgagaccacaggactgtaaaacatgattgttgggcttcatttctgtgctgaacagtcatttcaagattagttagtatttgtgtatttgagtttgacacccctgctctactcTCTGTTTATATGGGTATATTGTTTACCTGCATGCTACCAAAGCCTGCTCATGTGTGAACAAAATCGTGACTACAAGTTTGCTGAAATAATAGCAGTTCTAGTAACAAGACCTTCTCCTTGGCTATTGACTCTGGAAAATCAAAGGCAGATATTCTTTACAGAGATTAAGTGAAGCCAAAAACAGTACTGACtgagttacattttttttcttatttaagtgTTTGAGCTTTTGAAAACCAAGGAAATGCTCAGAAAAATTGAACTGGAGCGGGAAACTGTAAAAATTCATGTCACGGGTAAGAAAATGAGACTCCTACACTGCAATTGTGGACTTTCAATTTTGTTTATGACCTCTGGAATTCAATCACATAACACGACATTTCTCCTaaacttttactttactttccCAACATTCATtttctattctgtttttttgtttgttttgtttttgttttatttttttttcagagaaatTGGCTGAAATCAAACCATGCAATACAGTGACGCCCACATGTCCATTGCagcctgaaatgaaaataagtaaGTTATTAACTTTTCGCCATGACTTGTATCTGCAGAAAGAGATGGAATAAAAACATATACAGGATCAAAAGAGCATCCTGCTACAAAGAGACGATTGTGATGAAAAATTTATTGagtaaacttttttaaatttctttttcataacaGTAACACAACCTTACAGCACAATAAAGCCTACAACCACAACCTCACAACGTCCTGAAGTAAACATGAGtaagttttagattttgtcTTTGACAATGTTTTTATCCTGTGATTGAAATAAAGTTGATGGACTGACAGAAATGATAAGATAAACTGTAACTGCAGCACAGAGGCACCTCCTTCTGCCTCCAAATCTCACAAACATAAACATGATTTGTTCCACCTGAAGAAATATCTTCCTGTAATCTCTTCAAAGATGAACCATGTTATAAATGTGAGGATGACTGGAAGGAACATGGAGGAAATTGCTATTACTTCTCCACCAATTCATCCTCCTGGAATGAGAGCAGAACTGTATGTAAAACTAAAGGAGGAGACCTGGTTAAAATAGACAGCGAAGAAGAGCAGGTATAAAACATTTCTGCAGGTTCATGTTCTCATCCTGATGTTTCAGTATCACAGGAATGAAAGATTCCCAAAATAATTTAATCAAATGTTCCTGTTTAGAATTTCTTGAGGAAAAATGTTCAACAAAAAATGGAGATACATGACATCCCTTTCTGGATCGGACTGACAGACTTAGCAGAAGAGGGCAGATGGTTGTGGGTGGATGGTGGATGGCTCCCCACTAAATGAAAGGTTTAATTCAATCTAATTAGATTATacaacattacacacacacacacacacacacacacacacacacacatatatatatctatatatctatatatatatatatcaatcgatagatagatagatctataTAAACGccaacatcatcctagtgcacaGACAAGttgaagcagacaaaaacaacaagcacgcatgctacaaactttacccgagtcatttagacagccgttagcacgtgattctccttatggggacctgatatgtttaatatgctgctgagaatatagcccagaagaagcgtatagtatagcttttattttggaaagagccatttctctgtaataaactctcttttccaaagatgagtgattcctcgatTAGAtagatttaattatttttattattttgttctttcagcaacattaaatttaaaaattttacttttgagttaaagtatatatttataatttaaataaatgacaaattaaaaaggcatggacatttttttttatcgaaaaaatattgaaccgtatcgatatatatgtatatattaggggtgcaacgattcacagaattcacggttcggttctaTACGGTCCAATATTTtttcggcgtaaatgtgcagtcatattcgttgtgttcccactagtgctgtcagcgttaatctcgttaaaattacattaacgccataacgccacaaatctccgttaacgagttaccgtgcatcgccccgtgcgtggggctggacggcgtcaacacgttaacaagctaactgggctaacgcactagttcccaccaattgagcattgcgtggtacatccgacatactgttttacttttgtccatgatgcggtcatgcttcacatgaaaaccaagatagttccaaacgccagatctgaatgagggtggggaggttCAATTTTGGATAGCGTTgtggcagttgccatgttgcaacgagcttagcttctgtcttgctagcttgcgctgcactcagtggatctgcactcgacagtgcagcctaggcggagtagtcgaatgcacatccactgagctctcaacacagacagcatcgtcagaagaaaagttgataaaataaataaaaaatcttgtattgtttgatacatatgcataccgaaccgaaagcactgtatcgaacggttcaat contains the following coding sequences:
- the LOC113015236 gene encoding CD209 antigen-like protein C, with translation MLRKIELERETVKIHVTEKLAEIKPCNTVTPTCPLQPEMKIITQPYSTIKPTTTTSQRPEVNMNEPCYKCEDDWKEHGGNCYYFSTNSSSWNESRTVCKTKGGDLVKIDSEEEQNFLRKNVQQKMEIHDIPFWIGLTDLAEEGRWLWVDGGWLPTK